In a genomic window of Halobiforma lacisalsi AJ5:
- a CDS encoding transcription initiation factor IIB, which produces MSNVSVNSVETDRSKSTEQSRAQSERTVCPECSGRLRHDVSHGEHVCVECGLVVDADEIDHGPEWRSFDDEGDARTRVGAPITERRHDKGLSTTIGWEDRDAYGNDLSASKRTRLRRLRTWNERFTSKDARERNLKHAFGELERMASALGLPDPCRETAAVIYRRAVEEDLLPGRSIEAMATASLYAAARQHGTPRTFVAFDSVSRVDDQPVKRAYRYLSGELDLEIAPPDPEQYLRPFASDLGVTDETERLAREILEAAKAAELHIGKSPAGIAAAAIYAAGRLTNDRVTQETIDETTGVSKFTIRNRYQELLEAYGIYEETEHDR; this is translated from the coding sequence ATGTCCAACGTGAGCGTCAACTCGGTCGAAACGGACCGGTCGAAGAGCACCGAGCAAAGCAGGGCGCAGTCGGAACGCACAGTCTGCCCCGAGTGCTCGGGACGGCTCCGCCACGACGTCAGCCACGGCGAACACGTCTGTGTCGAGTGCGGGCTCGTGGTCGACGCAGACGAGATCGATCACGGACCGGAGTGGCGCTCCTTCGACGACGAGGGCGACGCCCGGACCCGGGTCGGCGCACCGATCACCGAGCGGAGACACGACAAGGGACTGAGCACGACGATCGGCTGGGAGGACAGGGACGCCTACGGGAACGACCTCTCCGCGAGCAAGCGGACGCGACTGCGTCGGCTCCGGACCTGGAACGAGCGGTTCACCTCGAAAGACGCTCGCGAGCGGAACCTGAAACACGCCTTCGGCGAACTCGAGCGGATGGCGTCCGCGCTTGGCCTTCCCGACCCGTGTCGCGAGACCGCCGCGGTGATCTACCGGCGGGCCGTCGAGGAGGACCTGCTCCCTGGTCGCTCGATCGAGGCGATGGCGACCGCCAGCCTCTACGCCGCCGCGCGCCAGCACGGAACCCCGCGAACGTTCGTCGCCTTCGACTCGGTGAGCCGCGTCGACGACCAACCCGTGAAACGCGCGTACCGGTACCTCTCGGGCGAACTCGACCTCGAGATCGCCCCGCCGGATCCCGAACAGTACCTCCGGCCGTTCGCGTCCGACCTCGGGGTGACCGACGAGACCGAACGCCTCGCCCGAGAGATCCTCGAGGCGGCGAAAGCCGCCGAACTCCACATCGGCAAGAGCCCGGCCGGGATCGCGGCGGCGGCCATCTACGCGGCCGGTCGCCTGACGAACGACCGCGTCACCCAGGAGACGATCGACGAGACGACCGGCGTCAGCAAGTTCACGATCCGAAACCGGTACCAGGAGTTGCTCGAGGCCTACGGGATCTACGAGGAAACGGAACACGATCGCTGA
- a CDS encoding MFS transporter produces MRWQYRTTVLALCTLAFFVTYFARMGISPVIPFIAADFDVTNTQIGLALSGMWLAYGVSQFPSGVLGDRYGEKPVILVAVGGTSLASLLLAFAPAFAAFVAIAVVLGAVAGLHYAVATTLLSRTYEELGRAVGIHSLGGPLAGLVAPVAASWVGVRYGWRPAVAVALLVGLPIFILVAWRIRPTEPRRPDQPMRERFERSALVELVSRPPIAFTLAIAMIGTFIVQGLLTFLPTFLVEYHRYSATLAGTAFSGFFVVRTGSQFAIGEFSDRYGRDLAIGGSMFAGAVGLLALVVADGLTAVAVAILFAGTGSSFFSAIDPRFLDQFGDREQGAGFGLVRTVYTVVGSAGSVGVGLLADLFGWGTAFLLLAGLFAITVLSLVANWLLELGY; encoded by the coding sequence ATGCGCTGGCAGTATCGGACTACGGTGCTTGCACTCTGTACGCTCGCGTTTTTCGTCACCTATTTCGCCCGGATGGGGATCAGCCCGGTCATCCCCTTCATCGCGGCCGACTTCGACGTGACGAACACCCAGATCGGCCTGGCCCTCTCGGGGATGTGGCTCGCCTACGGCGTCTCCCAGTTCCCGAGCGGCGTCCTCGGCGACCGGTACGGCGAGAAGCCGGTCATCCTCGTCGCCGTCGGCGGAACCTCGCTCGCGAGCCTCCTGCTCGCGTTCGCGCCGGCATTTGCCGCCTTCGTTGCCATCGCCGTCGTCCTCGGGGCGGTCGCCGGTCTCCACTACGCGGTCGCCACGACGCTCCTCTCGCGCACGTACGAGGAACTCGGTCGTGCCGTGGGCATCCACTCGCTGGGTGGCCCGTTGGCCGGCCTGGTCGCACCCGTCGCCGCCTCCTGGGTCGGCGTCCGGTACGGCTGGCGTCCCGCGGTCGCCGTCGCGCTCCTCGTCGGCCTCCCGATTTTCATCCTGGTCGCCTGGCGGATCCGGCCGACCGAACCCCGACGCCCCGACCAGCCCATGCGCGAACGGTTCGAACGATCCGCGCTGGTCGAACTCGTCTCCCGGCCGCCGATCGCGTTTACGCTCGCCATCGCGATGATCGGGACGTTCATCGTCCAGGGACTGCTCACGTTCCTCCCGACCTTCCTCGTCGAGTACCACCGGTACTCGGCGACGCTCGCCGGCACCGCCTTCTCGGGGTTTTTCGTCGTCCGGACCGGGAGCCAGTTCGCCATCGGCGAGTTCTCGGACCGGTACGGCCGGGACCTCGCCATCGGCGGCTCCATGTTCGCCGGCGCTGTCGGCCTCCTCGCGCTGGTCGTCGCCGACGGACTGACGGCGGTCGCCGTCGCCATCCTCTTTGCCGGCACCGGCTCGAGTTTCTTCTCGGCGATCGATCCCCGGTTCCTCGACCAGTTCGGCGACCGGGAGCAAGGGGCCGGGTTCGGCCTCGTCCGGACGGTCTACACCGTCGTCGGCTCGGCCGGCTCGGTCGGCGTCGGACTGCTCGCGGACCTGTTCGGCTGGGGGACGGCGTTTCTCCTGCTGGCCGGCCTGTTCGCGATCACCGTTCTCAGTCTCGTGGCGAACTGGCTGCTCGAACTCGGCTACTGA
- a CDS encoding acyl-CoA synthetase, producing MGENHTATGSEFEWDIPDTYAIPSVVEEYAGEIGDRVAVKFRSEDGTRTERTYADLRDDMYRFANGLEDLGVGEGDRVMHLFPRHPDAFAIQLGALAVGALLVPCSAMLRAKDIQFRANDCEASTVVVHESLTDMVEPVLEETPLERVIVLEGDEDDPDGDGWTTFESVVDGQPTEYDGPDLEAEDPMSINYTSGTTGKPKPVLHKHRWMYCFNAVNAPYWWGVDEDTDLEDELLWATTGTGWAKWFWSPVGVGLTTGATQLIYDGEFDPETFLEILETEGVTKLCAVPTQYRMFANADLEDYDVQLNDALSAGEPLNREPIERIEEAWGVTPRDGYGQTETVALVTNYPGIDVKPGSMGKPTPGVGATILDVDEEEEVEPGEIGEIAVPIDSPAIFDGYYEKPHLDERKLSGEYYRTGDLASKDEDGYFFFEGRADDIIISSGYRIGPFEVEDALVSHDAVAEAAAVDSPHDERGSVVKAYVILAEGYEPGEDLEDELQEFMKEETAPYKYPRRIEFVDELPKTSSGKIRRIELREQEQEKHDA from the coding sequence ATGGGTGAAAATCACACAGCTACAGGGTCGGAGTTCGAGTGGGATATTCCGGACACCTATGCGATCCCCTCTGTGGTCGAGGAGTACGCCGGGGAGATCGGCGACCGGGTCGCGGTCAAATTCCGCTCGGAGGACGGTACGCGGACCGAACGGACCTACGCCGACCTTCGCGACGACATGTACCGGTTCGCGAACGGCCTCGAGGACCTCGGCGTCGGTGAGGGCGACCGGGTGATGCACCTGTTCCCGCGCCACCCCGACGCGTTCGCGATCCAGCTGGGCGCGCTCGCGGTCGGCGCGCTTCTCGTCCCGTGTTCGGCGATGCTCCGGGCGAAAGACATCCAGTTCCGGGCGAACGACTGCGAGGCCTCGACGGTCGTCGTCCACGAGTCGCTCACCGACATGGTCGAACCGGTGCTCGAGGAGACGCCGCTGGAGCGCGTGATCGTCCTCGAGGGCGACGAAGATGACCCCGACGGCGACGGGTGGACGACGTTCGAGTCGGTCGTCGACGGCCAGCCGACGGAGTACGACGGCCCGGACTTAGAGGCCGAGGATCCGATGTCGATCAACTACACCAGCGGGACGACCGGCAAGCCCAAACCCGTCCTCCACAAGCACCGCTGGATGTACTGCTTCAACGCGGTCAACGCGCCGTACTGGTGGGGCGTCGACGAGGACACCGACCTCGAGGACGAACTCCTGTGGGCCACCACGGGAACGGGGTGGGCGAAGTGGTTCTGGAGCCCCGTCGGCGTCGGGCTGACGACCGGCGCGACCCAGCTGATCTACGACGGGGAGTTCGACCCCGAAACGTTCCTCGAGATCCTCGAGACCGAGGGGGTCACCAAGCTCTGTGCCGTCCCAACCCAGTACCGGATGTTCGCCAACGCCGACCTCGAGGACTACGACGTCCAGTTGAACGACGCGCTCTCGGCGGGTGAACCGCTGAACCGCGAACCCATCGAGCGCATCGAGGAGGCCTGGGGCGTGACCCCGCGGGACGGCTACGGCCAGACCGAGACGGTCGCACTGGTGACGAACTATCCGGGGATCGACGTCAAGCCCGGCAGTATGGGCAAGCCGACGCCGGGCGTCGGCGCGACGATCCTCGACGTCGACGAGGAGGAGGAGGTCGAACCGGGCGAGATCGGCGAGATCGCGGTCCCGATCGACTCGCCGGCGATCTTCGACGGCTACTACGAGAAACCCCACCTCGACGAACGGAAGCTCTCGGGCGAGTACTACCGGACCGGCGACCTGGCCTCGAAGGACGAGGACGGCTACTTCTTCTTCGAGGGCCGGGCCGACGACATCATCATCTCGTCGGGCTACCGGATCGGTCCCTTCGAGGTCGAGGACGCACTCGTCAGTCACGATGCCGTCGCCGAGGCCGCCGCGGTCGACAGCCCCCACGACGAACGCGGAAGCGTCGTCAAGGCCTACGTGATCCTCGCCGAGGGATACGAGCCCGGTGAGGACCTCGAGGACGAACTGCAGGAATTCATGAAAGAGGAGACGGCGCCGTACAAGTACCCCCGCCGGATCGAGTTCGTCGACGAACTCCCCAAGACCTCGAGCGGGAAGATCCGCCGTATCGAACTCCGCGAACAGGAACAGGAGAAACACGACGCGTAA
- a CDS encoding SWIM zinc finger family protein: MPTFARSGSGSGKWHLVGPDGCRYGREFDAEDATPDDTVTASDIVAYDTPGEPADAPTGPISPPTSGSMRGRSDQQRLVLPSAIADGDADLCGSCRAELERQQQRRARVIADLKRVTTRRDIDWDRTDRETRRACDWCRAHERTTYDGLGATVCPVCRRLFETPLGEPSDGRRPDTDRLPETPTDPIAPIVLETDLPDYEPTELVGSNRPVITYREKRTYAEVIFELERTGHGFSAEGIAELESVRTEYADRVATEDTHQAEVTLEIGTTPRTVTLENVLPADRIDVIDACWDVVSDPSYWFPLGWPQQGYVHRRGAVPSIPGDDPVVEEFPRLRTRKASSAVDTATLRSVTDPGRYERGERYYERGAVTDAVRVDDRLRATVQGSQPYEVQVTLSNGSYVEGECSCPDDTVPCKHIVAAVLASGDVEDIGADRSLETVLESTTPDELRTLLRNLAEEDVSVRKRVYETLEE; the protein is encoded by the coding sequence GTGCCCACGTTCGCTCGCTCCGGCTCCGGCTCCGGCAAGTGGCACCTCGTCGGCCCCGATGGCTGCCGATACGGCCGGGAGTTCGACGCCGAGGACGCCACGCCCGACGACACCGTGACTGCAAGCGATATCGTCGCGTACGACACACCCGGCGAGCCCGCCGACGCTCCGACCGGCCCGATCTCGCCGCCAACCAGCGGTTCGATGCGAGGCCGTTCCGACCAGCAGCGGCTCGTTCTCCCATCAGCTATTGCCGACGGCGACGCCGATCTGTGCGGATCGTGTCGCGCCGAACTCGAGCGCCAGCAGCAACGACGGGCCCGAGTTATCGCCGATCTCAAACGCGTGACGACACGTCGCGATATCGACTGGGATCGAACGGACCGGGAGACGCGCCGGGCCTGTGACTGGTGTCGGGCGCACGAGCGGACGACCTACGACGGCCTCGGTGCGACAGTCTGTCCGGTCTGTCGCCGTCTGTTCGAGACGCCGCTTGGCGAGCCGAGCGACGGCCGCAGACCGGACACCGATCGGCTTCCCGAGACGCCGACGGACCCGATCGCGCCGATCGTCCTCGAGACGGATCTCCCGGACTACGAGCCGACGGAACTCGTCGGGAGCAACCGGCCGGTGATCACGTACCGCGAAAAACGCACGTACGCCGAGGTAATCTTCGAACTCGAGCGCACCGGTCACGGCTTCTCGGCCGAGGGAATCGCCGAACTCGAGTCCGTCCGCACGGAGTACGCCGACCGCGTCGCCACCGAGGACACTCACCAGGCCGAGGTCACGCTCGAGATAGGGACGACGCCACGGACCGTCACCCTCGAAAACGTTCTTCCGGCGGATCGCATCGACGTGATCGACGCGTGCTGGGACGTCGTCAGCGACCCGTCGTACTGGTTCCCGCTGGGGTGGCCACAGCAGGGCTACGTGCACCGGCGAGGGGCCGTGCCGTCGATACCGGGTGACGACCCGGTCGTCGAGGAGTTCCCGCGCCTCCGCACCCGAAAGGCGTCGTCGGCAGTCGACACGGCCACGCTCCGGTCGGTGACCGACCCCGGGCGGTACGAGCGCGGCGAACGCTACTACGAACGCGGGGCTGTCACCGACGCCGTCCGGGTCGACGATCGGCTTCGGGCGACGGTGCAGGGAAGCCAGCCGTACGAAGTCCAGGTGACGCTCTCGAACGGGAGCTACGTCGAGGGAGAGTGCAGCTGTCCCGACGATACGGTTCCGTGCAAGCATATCGTCGCAGCCGTGCTTGCCAGCGGCGACGTCGAAGATATCGGCGCGGACCGATCGCTCGAGACAGTACTCGAGTCCACCACGCCAGACGAGTTGCGGACGCTCCTTCGGAATCTTGCCGAAGAAGACGTCTCGGTCCGGAAACGAGTGTACGAGACGCTCGAGGAGTGA
- a CDS encoding antitoxin VapB family protein — MTHWVRLEDEVYDRIRAHKRDDESFSDAVDRLTDSRSLRDLRDVFDDDQVTQMRDVIAATERAGRQRDR; from the coding sequence ATGACTCACTGGGTTCGCCTCGAGGACGAGGTCTACGATCGTATCAGAGCTCACAAGCGTGACGACGAGTCGTTCAGCGACGCGGTAGACCGGCTCACCGATAGCCGGTCGCTCCGCGATCTCCGGGACGTCTTCGACGACGATCAGGTGACCCAGATGCGTGACGTCATCGCTGCCACAGAGCGGGCTGGCCGCCAGAGAGACCGATAG
- a CDS encoding RNA-guided endonuclease InsQ/TnpB family protein, with the protein MAIEVTRTYVGSIQNQQQVRDDLDSLGGSASKIWNSARWTADRIWNATGEIPDEGTLKAYMKNQPCWKDLNAQSSQKVIEELSDAFQSWFDLRQTDDEANPPGYRKHGDTRPKSTVTFKADGFKHDPENNRVRLSKGSNLKEHWSDFILCEYQTRPDVDLSEVNKVQNVRAVWNGDEWELHFVCKVVLETNDAAGDGVAGIDLGITNIATVAFPDEYVLYPGNLLKQDKHYFTRAAYETAGENGPSEKSMWARRKLAERETHFYHVLTDTIITECVERDVGTLAVSWPEDVRKSDWGKTGNKKLHSWAFDRLYQYLEYKGEIRGVEVLKENEWNTSKTCSRCGDDTTSNRVERGLYVCSSCELVANADCNGAENMRRSCGGDCW; encoded by the coding sequence ATGGCGATTGAGGTCACTCGTACCTACGTTGGCTCTATCCAGAACCAGCAACAGGTCCGCGATGACCTCGACTCGCTCGGAGGCTCCGCCTCAAAAATCTGGAACAGCGCACGCTGGACAGCCGACCGTATCTGGAACGCAACAGGCGAAATCCCAGACGAAGGGACGCTGAAAGCGTACATGAAGAACCAACCCTGCTGGAAAGACCTGAATGCACAATCCAGTCAGAAAGTCATCGAAGAACTTTCTGACGCTTTCCAGTCGTGGTTCGATCTGCGACAGACAGACGACGAGGCGAATCCGCCCGGCTACCGCAAACACGGCGACACTCGGCCCAAGAGCACAGTCACGTTCAAAGCAGACGGGTTCAAACACGACCCAGAGAACAACCGCGTCCGACTCTCGAAAGGCTCCAACCTCAAAGAACACTGGTCGGACTTCATCCTCTGTGAGTACCAGACTCGTCCCGACGTTGATCTTTCGGAAGTCAACAAGGTACAGAACGTTCGAGCTGTCTGGAACGGTGACGAGTGGGAATTACACTTCGTCTGTAAAGTCGTACTCGAAACCAACGACGCCGCAGGCGACGGCGTTGCTGGAATCGATCTTGGAATCACGAACATCGCCACGGTCGCGTTTCCCGACGAATACGTTCTCTACCCCGGTAACTTGCTCAAACAGGACAAGCACTACTTCACCCGAGCAGCGTACGAGACTGCGGGTGAGAACGGCCCATCAGAGAAGTCGATGTGGGCACGTCGAAAACTCGCAGAGCGTGAAACCCACTTCTACCACGTTCTCACGGACACAATCATCACCGAGTGTGTCGAACGTGATGTTGGCACGCTCGCGGTGAGTTGGCCTGAAGACGTACGAAAATCAGACTGGGGCAAAACGGGGAACAAGAAGTTGCACTCGTGGGCGTTTGACCGTCTCTACCAGTACCTCGAATACAAGGGCGAAATCCGTGGCGTCGAGGTGCTGAAAGAGAACGAGTGGAACACCTCGAAGACGTGTTCACGGTGTGGTGACGATACGACGTCGAACCGTGTCGAACGTGGCCTGTACGTCTGCTCATCGTGTGAGTTGGTAGCCAACGCAGATTGTAACGGGGCGGAGAATATGCGACGCTCTTGTGGCGGAGATTGTTGGTGA
- a CDS encoding IS1595 family transposase, whose amino-acid sequence MIPLKTFVSERRAANLLRQIRWRDGVYCPRCRAESAIRYGSYRVFQRYRCKNCDRTFNDQTGTVFEHSAVELRKWFLAVYTYIRFNTSLRQLDVEIDVSYKTVYRRVQRFLRALDAPQPQLEGPVEIDELYVKAGLKGRERDGRSRSRGLSTRGRGSYEQDKLPVFILADRGTGNRYVIPAKAADESTIRLLLADRKEESLTVYTDGFRAYEPLDEDDAFDREYVVHGDGEYADGDVHVNTCESHGSLARSWLSPHRGVSKDKLTPYLRAFQLRRRVYRKPGKEALKTILKTAL is encoded by the coding sequence ATGATTCCACTCAAGACGTTCGTCTCGGAGCGTCGCGCCGCGAACCTGCTCCGACAGATTCGCTGGCGTGACGGCGTCTATTGCCCACGTTGCCGTGCCGAATCCGCGATTCGGTACGGCAGCTATCGGGTGTTTCAGCGATATCGCTGTAAGAATTGCGACCGCACGTTCAACGATCAGACCGGCACCGTCTTTGAACACTCAGCGGTCGAACTCAGGAAGTGGTTTCTCGCCGTCTACACCTACATCCGCTTCAACACCAGTCTTCGACAGTTAGACGTAGAGATTGATGTCTCCTACAAAACAGTGTACCGGCGCGTCCAGCGCTTCCTGCGAGCGCTGGACGCGCCTCAGCCACAACTCGAAGGACCAGTCGAGATTGACGAACTGTACGTGAAAGCCGGGCTCAAAGGCCGCGAGCGCGACGGACGGTCGCGCTCGCGTGGCCTGTCCACGCGCGGAAGAGGATCGTACGAACAGGACAAGCTACCCGTGTTTATTCTGGCTGATCGCGGCACCGGCAACCGCTACGTGATCCCAGCGAAAGCCGCTGATGAATCGACGATTCGACTCCTCCTTGCTGACCGTAAAGAGGAGTCGCTCACGGTCTATACCGACGGCTTTCGAGCGTACGAACCGCTTGATGAGGACGACGCATTCGACCGCGAATACGTCGTCCACGGCGACGGCGAATACGCCGATGGAGACGTTCACGTCAATACCTGCGAGAGCCACGGATCGCTGGCGCGATCCTGGCTCTCGCCCCATCGAGGCGTCTCCAAGGACAAGCTCACGCCGTATCTCCGAGCCTTCCAGCTCCGTCGCCGCGTGTATCGAAAACCGGGAAAAGAAGCGCTGAAAACCATCCTCAAAACTGCGCTATGA
- a CDS encoding MarR family transcriptional regulator, which yields MSIDRETFERSSEEELEGLSTTDQVLGFLAANDDQAFKAQEIARQTGLNEGSVSTALSRLKNRDLVEHKGTYWAVTTDYRRLESYDGYARATALFNEQLGEEDGEAWKEHAPEDPHPSLRDDEE from the coding sequence ATGTCAATCGACAGAGAGACGTTCGAACGATCGAGCGAAGAGGAGCTCGAGGGGTTATCGACGACGGATCAGGTACTCGGATTTCTCGCCGCCAACGACGACCAGGCGTTCAAGGCGCAAGAAATCGCACGACAAACTGGCCTCAACGAAGGAAGTGTAAGCACTGCCCTGTCGCGGTTAAAGAACCGTGACCTGGTCGAACATAAGGGAACGTACTGGGCCGTAACTACTGACTATCGACGCCTCGAGAGCTACGATGGATACGCCCGTGCAACTGCGCTGTTTAACGAGCAGCTTGGCGAAGAGGACGGTGAAGCATGGAAAGAGCACGCTCCTGAGGATCCCCACCCGAGCCTGAGGGATGATGAAGAGTGA
- a CDS encoding PIN domain-containing protein, with protein sequence MYVETDFLTALVKEDDWLQDAVIRALEERDDIHTSILAYAEVLVLFYDHETAEYEIDAPRAITNLLELVPIVPNEHEDAVLAAAAFLDEYDLTPFDALHAGLVTVGDECVLTTEQDYDTVGLDRTPLKPVSSE encoded by the coding sequence GTGTACGTCGAAACTGACTTTCTCACAGCACTAGTGAAGGAGGACGACTGGCTTCAGGATGCCGTAATCCGCGCCCTCGAAGAGCGCGATGACATTCATACCTCGATACTCGCATATGCCGAGGTTCTGGTGTTGTTCTACGACCATGAGACTGCCGAGTACGAAATCGATGCGCCGCGGGCGATTACCAACCTGCTCGAACTGGTTCCTATCGTGCCGAACGAACACGAGGACGCGGTTCTGGCCGCTGCGGCGTTCCTCGACGAGTACGATCTCACCCCGTTCGACGCACTTCACGCCGGACTCGTCACCGTCGGCGACGAATGCGTTCTTACGACCGAACAGGATTACGACACGGTCGGTCTCGACCGGACACCGTTAAAACCTGTATCTTCCGAGTGA
- a CDS encoding transposase, with product MASATLQDDPSVESFFNVAETETLALFEHLSFEFLEEFDVFAPAQTGRTREHEPPELMRGFLHCYYKDIYGIRPVERELRNTVVWLSCGFDRPPSRDAVDRFLTDLEHVVDEVFGRLVEQAARRGLLDLTYCIDSTDVRAMPADQDASKCYDPTDDEYYHGYGCTIVSTGQKIPIAAEFTESKQAPEETAMRVTRDALAVSTPIWMLGDSAYDTLDWHDHLLAAGVVPVAPYNARNTDEPKDIEYRVEDRIDEHSEDVQLKQSTLDETYNRRTGVERTNESVKDCGLGRTHARGRVHARAQVFLALCLRLVVAITNYERGDNPGSTIITV from the coding sequence ATGGCCTCAGCGACCCTGCAAGATGATCCTTCGGTAGAGTCGTTCTTCAATGTCGCGGAGACCGAGACGCTAGCGTTGTTCGAGCACCTCTCCTTCGAGTTTCTCGAAGAGTTCGACGTGTTCGCCCCGGCGCAGACGGGGCGAACACGAGAGCATGAACCACCAGAGTTGATGCGTGGCTTCCTCCACTGCTACTACAAGGACATCTACGGGATTCGTCCGGTTGAGCGAGAGCTTCGGAACACGGTTGTTTGGCTCAGCTGTGGGTTCGATCGACCGCCGTCCAGAGACGCGGTCGATCGCTTTCTCACCGACCTCGAACACGTCGTTGACGAGGTCTTTGGCCGACTCGTCGAGCAGGCCGCCCGCCGCGGCCTGCTCGACTTGACTTACTGCATCGATTCAACTGACGTGAGGGCGATGCCTGCCGATCAAGACGCGTCGAAGTGCTACGATCCAACCGACGACGAGTACTACCACGGCTACGGCTGTACGATCGTCTCGACCGGACAAAAGATCCCGATTGCGGCGGAGTTCACAGAGAGTAAGCAAGCGCCAGAGGAGACGGCGATGCGCGTCACGCGTGACGCGCTCGCCGTCTCCACACCGATCTGGATGCTTGGAGACAGCGCCTACGACACGCTCGACTGGCACGACCACCTGCTGGCCGCAGGGGTCGTGCCAGTCGCTCCGTACAACGCGCGAAACACCGACGAGCCGAAAGATATCGAGTACAGAGTCGAAGACCGCATCGACGAACACAGCGAAGACGTTCAACTGAAGCAATCCACGTTGGATGAGACGTACAACCGCCGTACGGGGGTTGAACGAACCAACGAATCAGTCAAGGACTGCGGCCTCGGGCGAACGCACGCCCGAGGCCGCGTCCACGCACGAGCGCAGGTGTTCCTCGCACTCTGTCTGCGCCTCGTGGTCGCCATCACCAACTATGAACGCGGAGACAATCCGGGAAGCACCATCATCACGGTGTGA
- a CDS encoding MarR family transcriptional regulator produces MGDSQDSDPFLVTPETDEYDALGFLVRNRGVRYSPFEIASRTDISEANASKTLTHLSEEELVEHDKGTYYVDPDRAEHLKNRLESVDAAVRLFEAAPDDDAYAEPGWEDHVPSIDKNGKTESETTGPDLVEDPEE; encoded by the coding sequence ATGGGGGACTCTCAGGATAGCGATCCGTTCTTGGTAACCCCGGAAACTGACGAGTACGATGCGCTCGGCTTCCTCGTTCGGAACCGAGGAGTGAGATATAGTCCGTTTGAAATCGCGTCCCGTACAGACATCAGCGAGGCAAACGCGTCCAAAACCCTGACTCATCTCTCCGAGGAGGAACTCGTCGAACACGATAAGGGAACGTACTACGTTGATCCCGATCGCGCAGAACACCTGAAAAATCGGCTTGAATCAGTCGATGCTGCAGTCCGACTCTTTGAAGCAGCTCCCGATGACGATGCGTATGCTGAACCGGGATGGGAAGACCACGTCCCGAGTATCGACAAGAACGGCAAGACCGAATCTGAGACTACCGGTCCGGACCTTGTTGAGGATCCCGAGGAGTAA
- a CDS encoding AbrB/MazE/SpoVT family DNA-binding domain-containing protein, translating into MTGAEKRKVGEHGQVTLPKRFRDEFDIRGGDEVTIRAEGNKIVIEKPISREDLAEGYRRRAEQHQDLADELDAVSQEADDHLGDIPDWEA; encoded by the coding sequence GTGACTGGGGCAGAAAAACGGAAAGTCGGGGAGCATGGGCAGGTGACACTTCCTAAACGATTCCGAGACGAGTTCGATATTCGAGGCGGCGACGAGGTAACAATCCGCGCTGAGGGTAACAAAATCGTTATCGAGAAACCGATCTCACGCGAGGACCTCGCCGAAGGCTACCGTCGGCGCGCCGAACAGCATCAAGATCTCGCCGACGAGTTGGACGCGGTCTCGCAGGAAGCAGATGACCATCTCGGCGATATTCCTGACTGGGAGGCGTAG
- the mntA gene encoding type VII toxin-antitoxin system MntA family adenylyltransferase antitoxin: MRDDARVSDDDIDGRVDLEGFRSVFADAAVQYAVLFGSYATGAETDASDLDVCVRFPDELSRRERFRRRNRIDSALQSYADPFVDVSDLEALPETVALNALRDGQLLYGDFETKAADERRLERQVDASSDERDRRRREFIDRLAKGDV; encoded by the coding sequence ATGCGAGACGACGCTCGCGTTTCGGACGACGATATCGACGGTCGCGTCGATCTCGAGGGGTTCCGATCGGTGTTTGCGGACGCTGCCGTTCAGTATGCGGTGCTATTCGGATCGTACGCGACCGGCGCGGAGACCGACGCCTCGGATCTCGACGTCTGTGTGCGGTTCCCCGACGAACTCTCGAGACGCGAGCGGTTTCGCCGGCGCAATCGCATCGACAGCGCGCTGCAGTCGTATGCCGACCCGTTCGTGGACGTGAGTGATCTCGAGGCGCTTCCCGAGACTGTCGCACTGAACGCGCTTCGGGACGGACAGCTGCTGTACGGTGATTTCGAGACGAAAGCGGCAGACGAGCGACGACTCGAACGGCAGGTCGACGCCTCGAGCGATGAACGGGACCGACGACGACGCGAATTTATCGACCGGCTCGCCAAGGGTGACGTCTGA